The Elaeis guineensis isolate ETL-2024a chromosome 5, EG11, whole genome shotgun sequence DNA segment CAACCGCATCGAAAACAAATATTCTGGATCGTTTGATTTCAACCTTGGATTGATTTCTAAATTTGATAATTTCAGCAAATCCAAGGCCCCCCAACAAATGCCAACAGACAATAGCTTTTGGATTCATATAGCACATGTACATGTTCTCATCCACGAGAGTGCATTTGATATAGCATGCGGCAGCTGCCGACAGTCAGATCCTGGAGAGTATTTTGAGCTTGCAGTTTCATCCCATACGAAGGTGGGTGCATGAACTGATTACCATTTGCTGATGAATTGAAGGCTTCATTTGGCTGCTTGGAATCGACCATCTCCGAGAATAGGTCGGGTAGTCCAGTGGCAGCAGCTGAACTCGATTGCATCGAAAGCACAGATGGCCGAGATGGTGAAGGAGGCGTATTATTTGGAAAGTCGACGGTGGTGATGTCATGGATGCTGGACCTCCTCTTATCTTTGCCGCCCGAATTAAGCCTGATGAAATACTTCTGCGCATGGCTAGCCACCTGTGTAGGTGTCCTGGAGATGACAAAATTCCGAGATATGTTTCTCCAATCCCCTTTACCGTATTTTTGGAGTCCAAGAAGAAATCGCCTGGAACCGGTGAGACAAGACATTTTATCGTCagcaaatacatatatatatccaaGACAAGTAAACCATAACTAAGGAACATATCATTAAGCTTATTTTATTACTAGGAGGAAGTACGAGGTCCGAtcaaaacaatcaagatttatatccAGAAGGAAGCACAAGAACAGTCTTAACGGATCGATCGCTTAAATTGGTGTCCAAGAATCTAATCGGCGAGATGTTCTACATGTGATTTTAAGCATAGCATAGCACCGGAGATTTCTGATTATCATCATATATACGCAATAATCTGAAGTACTGGTCGGTTAGACTGGGCCGAAAAGGGGAACTTACTTGTGCTCCTCTTCGCTCCAAGGCactcccttcttcctctcttgaTCCGGTCTCCCTCCCGACCTCCTCCCGCCGGCGACGCAATACGCGGGCCTCAACCCCTCGTAGCCGTGGTGGTTGGCCCAGTCCAGCGTGAACGACGAAGGGCTGCAGCTATAGACAGGGAATGGGATCCGCCCAGCTTCTATCTCGCTCACGTCGTCCTCCAGATCCTTGTAATGGGACATGATGTCCCACACCGACTTCCCAGGGATCATGGCCGCCACCTTCTCCCACCGGTTTGGGGTGTCGCCGTCGATGTGCGCCAGGGCATCCTCGAAGCGCTTGTTCTCCTCTTGGGTCCAACCCCCGCTCCTCTTCTGGCCAAGAAACCAACTTGAGCTGGAAAAGCAAGGCGATGTTGGAGGGAGAACTTCCATCCAGGAACTGCTCGACATTTccccccttcctttctttccagaTGGAAGAACGGTAGAGATAGAGGGCGAATCCGCCGATGGAAATTAAGTTTATAGGTCGAAGACGAACAGAGACGTTGACGAGAAATCGAGGGAGAAACTCAACAACACCTGTATTTTTCAACCCGACTGTCCATCAGCAGAATAGATCAGATGGAGACCGACGAACAGAATCTAAAGCTGCCCATGGCGATCACCAATCCGAGATGAAATGAGCCGAGCAGCGCGTGAAGACTGTAAAACCCTGCCCTGCCTGGCCGCCGAGAAAGCTCGATCGATCGATCGAGAGTAAACAACAAAGATTACAGAGAGAAAGGATGAATTCGAAGAGAAGGTGCGAATTAAGAGGCAAAAGATGACATCTTTCTACGCTTTGCTCTGAGTTTTTGGCTGTGGATGAATAAAGGGAAGAAAGAAGATGGACAAAAGGAGGGCGGGAGAGGGCGGAGCGCTTGAAGAAGAAAGGGATCTAAATCCCGATCTCACTCACCCACTGcctctattttattattttcttctcctGTGGGAGATGCATAAAGGGAAGTGGAAGGGGAAAGCAGCCAGGGGGGCTGTGATTGGTTAGTGGAGTTTGTGGCCGCTCAACCAATAAAAACGCGTCTCTCCTTCACTATTTATCTACTTATCTCCCAATTTATTTATCACATAAAATTTGATACCTAACCCCCTAAACTAgttaatttgaattttgattttgaaaaattaattagttcCCTATTTAAATAATTGGCGGCATCTCTAATTGTTATATTAATATGTTTAAGTAAATAGTTGTGTTTACTCTTTATTTATCGCATAAAATTTAGTACACAACCCCCTAAGCTAGTTAGTTTTGagttttgattttgaaaaattaattagttaCCTATTTAAATAGTTGGCAGTATCTCCCATTGTTATATTAATATATCTAAGCGAACTGTTGTGTTTACTATTTATTTATCACATAAAATTTAGTACATAATCCCCTAAGCTAGTTAGTTTGAGTTTTGATTTTGAAAAACCAATTAGTTACCTATTTAAATAGTTGGAGGTATTTCTAATTGTTACATTAATATATTTAAGTAAATAGTTGTTGGTTAAACATACCACTAACTATTAGAGTTTCTAGAAAGCTATGTTAATCTCCAAACAAAAAGCATTATGTGATATATTGTATGATAAATTTTGTTATATATTTGAATTTCCTTTTTTAggttctttcaagaaaaaaagagtTTGTTTTTATGATATAATTCATGTGTTCAATTATGATTCAAGAGTGCTATTCAAAAATAACAATGAGATTGcgagcaattttattttttgctagaaAGAGATTCATAAACAGTTAATTACATATAAAGGGATCTGAGTTACTATTTGAAGCATAACATAGCCTTGaatgatataaattatttatcttcAAATTGTTATGATGTTCACATCTAGAGGTGAGCAAAAAAACTGGAGCTGAATCAATCAAATCGGTGAAACCGAACCAAACAGtaggtttgatttggtttaaaattttatttggtttggtttggttggtttttgacatataaaaaatatatttggattGGTTTAGATTTgtgaataaaaaaaatctttctcaaaTCGAATCGGACCGGCTTTAATCAAACGACGTCATTTTGATTAGAGTGTTATTTATGTTGAAGTATTAatgtattagaaaataattttaaatttatgatgtaGTTTATTAATTCGATTTTGTGTTGATTAGCCTTGAATCCTAAGTGACTTACTTActggattatttatttttttataatatgttggAGATCTTTATCTTAAATCCTTAATGATGGtatttgtttaagaattttattttgttgaataacaatatcttatgtcaatttaaatcattttacttgataaatttttttgatggtactcttatatgaaaaataaataaatcttcatgaatcataaaataataataataataataataataatataaatcaataaatcaaaCCAAATCAGACCGTTTAAATTAtgttgatttggtttgatttcAATCTTCTATTGATCCAATTTAGTTTCTAGAAACACTAAACTGTTTAGGACTGGTTTGGCTTAGGTTTGAGCATGAAACCGGTCCAAACCAGACCATACTCACCCCATTCACatcaataaaaaatgatatttatgaatgaatgcatatatatatatatgtttcagTGGTAAAAATGGAAACAATCAATGGTTGGACTTGATAAATACATGGTTATGCCATCGGTGTCCAAACTGAAAAGGAAATATAGTAGTGGTTTCTATTACTTTGACCCTCAGATAGGGACTATAATGCTTAACTTGTTGAACTCGATTTAATCCATTGCAAGTTAGGTTACTTATTTAATAAAacgataagtttaaatttgaattttgactcATTTTAATAAGTAGATTGGATTTGGGTTGATAGATCTTTGGCTTATCATGTATCCAACCCACTTGCATCTAATCTATCTTGACCCAACTGCCACCCCTACCTTTAAGGACTTTGCTACTCAACATAGCCTTCTCGACCAAAGGATATGGTAACTATAGTGTTATGCTATTAGGACTCAAAATTTGaactaaaatataaataaagataACTGAAGGTAAgtgaaagataaaataaaaaatactggtCATTGATCGGCAAAAGTTTTATTCTCCGAATTACAATTTAACATTCAtaacttatatttttttaatcgatAAATAGTTGTCTATCTCTAGCATTGGCATCTACCATTTCTGGTTGACATTGCTTCATCCACTTTCTCATAATGGTGGATTTGTGTGAAGGAAGGTGAATCTTTTTTCTGCACAAAAGATACAACTTAATCATACTAAATATTCAGACCATACAGAAGGCTAGCTAAGTAGTACTATTTTTGACACTATAGCTAGAAAAAGAAACGTGACATATAATAGCACCAAGTTATAAACCCTTGTTCATTCACCAACATGGTACGGACTTATGTAGAGGCTTGATTGCTATCAAGATGCATAGTAATTGCCTGACTCATAATTAAAGGAGAAAGAATGAGAAACATATGTACCAATATTGGGCATATATTTTGCATATGGCCATGAAAGGTTCAAGGGAGGCAAAAAATGGAAAGTGAAAATATCATAATGGATGTTGAAAGTAGAATAAATTTCGTACACATGGAGTCAAAATGGGGTGGAATCCAGTGTTGGGATTTCATGAtttcatacatgcaaaaatttttcaaaataagtagtaacaaaaattaaaaattcaacttaaatctaatttaatctaagcatgcataagatcaaatcttaaaatcataaaataaaatctacatatgtgagatagaattcaaatatagaaatcaaatagagaagaataaatagagagcatctaatcttcatatcttgaTGCGGATCGATCTACACCGCGAACcgatgatcgtggatatcttcCGTAGGTCCCTAGAAACTGTACAAGCATCCGACCTatatggatatccacatgaggTCTCGATCTTATCTGAAGCTTTTTAATCTCATCAAGGTgttagctctcttgcagagatcgcatcttaatTGTTGAAAATTCTTTGTTTCTCTCAAGAtcttcttagagaagaagaagaaaatcagaGGATGAAGATCTCCAtattagagatcatgagaagaac contains these protein-coding regions:
- the LOC105032584 gene encoding transcription factor DIVARICATA — encoded protein: MSSSSWMEVLPPTSPCFSSSSWFLGQKRSGGWTQEENKRFEDALAHIDGDTPNRWEKVAAMIPGKSVWDIMSHYKDLEDDVSEIEAGRIPFPVYSCSPSSFTLDWANHHGYEGLRPAYCVAGGRRSGGRPDQERKKGVPWSEEEHKRFLLGLQKYGKGDWRNISRNFVISRTPTQVASHAQKYFIRLNSGGKDKRRSSIHDITTVDFPNNTPPSPSRPSVLSMQSSSAAATGLPDLFSEMVDSKQPNEAFNSSANGNQFMHPPSYGMKLQAQNTLQDLTVGSCRMLYQMHSRG